From Leptolyngbya sp. 'hensonii', the proteins below share one genomic window:
- the aat gene encoding leucyl/phenylalanyl-tRNA--protein transferase — translation MQFDIPTIIQAYANGYFLMADDAGELDWYTSNKRTLIPLDDRFRYPTSLRRALNQERFTVAINRDFEAVVSGCANRETTWISPELQDIYGALHQAGWAYSFETWQGNQLAGGILGIVVGGAFIGESMFYQIPEGSKVALVRLVEWLRSRQFVLFDAQMMNPHLARFGAYYVSDIQYLALLEKAIQQPCTFL, via the coding sequence ATGCAGTTTGATATCCCTACTATCATCCAAGCATACGCCAATGGTTACTTCCTGATGGCAGATGATGCCGGTGAATTGGACTGGTACACCAGTAACAAGCGGACCCTCATCCCTCTGGATGATCGATTCCGCTACCCGACTTCCCTACGCCGGGCACTGAATCAAGAGCGATTTACGGTAGCCATCAATCGGGATTTTGAAGCCGTGGTCTCTGGGTGTGCCAATCGGGAAACCACCTGGATTTCACCAGAATTACAGGATATTTACGGAGCCCTTCACCAGGCTGGTTGGGCCTATAGCTTTGAAACCTGGCAAGGAAATCAACTAGCAGGAGGAATTCTGGGGATTGTAGTGGGGGGAGCATTCATCGGGGAATCCATGTTTTACCAGATTCCGGAAGGGTCCAAAGTGGCCCTGGTCAGGCTGGTGGAATGGTTACGATCACGGCAGTTTGTGCTGTTCGATGCCCAGATGATGAATCCCCATCTAGCCCGCTTTGGAGCCTACTATGTCAGCGACATCCAGTACCTGGCCCTGCTGGAGAAGGCTATACAACAGCCCTGCACCTTTCTTTAA
- the murQ gene encoding N-acetylmuramic acid 6-phosphate etherase has product MTEILEQRGHLLTEQVNPNSQSLDQMTTLELVDVFNQEDTRTITAIAAARQELAQAIDCIAIALQRGGRLFYIGAGTSGRLGVLDAAECPPTFCTPPDLVQGIIAGGAAALIRSSEDLEDRAEDGATAIAHHRINAQDVVLGITAGGTTPFVHGALQAARQRGATTIFMACVPQEQVRATVDVDIRLLVGPEVLAGSTRLKAGTVTKLALNILSTGAMVKLGKVYGNRMVDVSVTNRKLHDRALRILQDLTDISREEAGYLLERSGRRVKLALLMHWTGLDPESGEQLLASHQGNLRSAVDSYKP; this is encoded by the coding sequence ATGACAGAGATTTTAGAACAGCGGGGGCACCTGCTGACGGAACAGGTTAACCCCAACAGCCAGAGCTTGGATCAGATGACTACTCTGGAACTGGTAGATGTCTTTAACCAGGAAGATACTCGAACGATCACAGCCATTGCTGCGGCCCGTCAGGAATTAGCCCAGGCAATTGACTGTATTGCCATAGCCCTGCAACGGGGGGGACGGCTATTTTATATCGGTGCGGGTACCAGTGGTCGCTTGGGGGTTCTGGATGCAGCAGAATGTCCGCCTACTTTCTGCACCCCTCCGGATCTGGTTCAGGGCATCATTGCTGGCGGGGCTGCAGCCCTGATTCGCAGTTCGGAAGACCTGGAAGATCGGGCAGAGGATGGTGCGACTGCGATCGCTCACCACCGGATAAACGCCCAGGATGTGGTGCTGGGAATCACGGCAGGGGGCACAACCCCATTTGTCCACGGTGCATTACAGGCTGCTCGCCAGCGGGGCGCAACGACGATTTTTATGGCCTGTGTTCCTCAGGAGCAGGTCAGGGCAACGGTTGATGTGGATATTCGTCTCCTGGTTGGACCAGAAGTTCTAGCGGGGTCTACCCGCCTCAAAGCTGGAACCGTGACCAAATTGGCGCTGAATATCCTCTCGACTGGAGCGATGGTTAAGCTGGGTAAAGTTTATGGCAATCGGATGGTGGATGTCTCAGTAACCAACCGCAAATTACACGATCGGGCTCTGCGAATTCTGCAAGATCTGACGGATATCAGCCGCGAAGAAGCAGGCTATCTGCTAGAGCGGAGCGGACGGCGGGTGAAGTTGGCCCTACTGATGCATTGGACCGGTCTGGACCCAGAATCCGGGGAACAACTTCTGGCCAGCCATCAGGGGAATTTACGATCGGCGGTTGACAGCTATAAACCTTAA